The following is a genomic window from Chitinophaga caseinilytica.
CATGGCGGTGAGGGTGGGCGTGGGCGATCCGCCTTTCTTTTCGAGGGTAACGGCGAACATCTGGGCGCCGGGAACGGCTTTCATTTTCTGGAAGCCGGTGGCGGCGCTGCCCATTTCGAACACGCCGGCGTCTACGGGTTTACCGTTGACGATGCTCCACAGTTGGTACTGCTGATCGGCGGCGGGCTCGGGGAGGTTATGAACGGTGAGGAGAACTTCCTGTGTTTTCTGGTTCCAGTAAACGGTGGCGAGCAGGCCGGGCCTGGTGGGCGTAACCGTGTACATGTTGACCGTTTTCATGTTGCGGATAGTGGTGAGCATGGTCTGGCTTTCCTCCATCCGGGTTTGGAAGGTTTTGTTTTCGGCGAGCATGGTCTCCTTTTCGAGGACGATCGCTTCGTACTTCGCTTTCCATTCGTTCTGCTGGCCGGATTGCTGGAAGATGTAATATCCGCAACCGATGAGCCCGGCGATGGCGGCGGCGGCCACTACCCTCCATGCGGGATGCACGAGTTGCAGGGGCTTGCGCTCACGGGGAACTTCGGCCTCATAGGCGTATGCGGGCACGGGGCCTGCGGCCATGACGTCTACCATTTCGGCAGACTGGTCATTATTGATGAGGAGGAATAATTTATCTTTTTCAGTGGGCGGCGGCGGAACGCTCTGCATTTCGACATACCGTTCCATATCGAGCTGAACCGCGTCTACGGCGGCTTTCAGCTCCGGCGACTGGGCCATGGCGCTGTGCAGGTCCCGAACCTCAGGGTCGGTGGCCAGCCCGGCGACGTAGCTTTCAATGATACCGGATGATATGTAACGTTGAACGTCCACTTTGCTATTTACTGATTACAACTGTTTTAAAATGTTGCGCAACTGGATAATGGCGTTGCGCATCCGTGTCTTCACCGTTCCCAATGGAATATCCAGCAACCTGGCGATTTCTTCCTGGGTGCACCCCTTGTAGTAGGCAAGATCAATAATCGTCCGCTGTTCTTTGCTCAGCTTTTCCAGCACCTTGGTGAGGCCAAGATGATCCACGGATGGATGAACTGCAAGCTGACTTGTTTGTAGATATACGTCATTCGTGAGTTCATGGATTTTTTGATCCAGCTTGTGGGCTTTGGAACGGAGTGTGTCTATGGCGGTATTGCGGGCTATATTGAGCATCCAGGTAAACAGACGCCCCTTCTCTGTGTCGTATTTTTCTATCCCCCGCCAGATTTTTAAGAATACTTCCTGCAATACATCACTGGCAGCATTTTCATCATTGAGCACTTTCAGCACCACACCATACAGCGCAGGCGAATAGTGATCGTACAGGTACCCGAATATCTGCTGGTCTCTCGCGCGGAGGCCTTGCACCAGTTCGATTTCGGTATATGTATTAGAGGTTCCCAAGTGTTGGATTCGGAAATAGTGGCCCTAAAATAATAAAAATTATTACAATATCAATTAATCAGGCATAAATATATTTTTTAATGCCTTTTCTTGAAGGGATTATTTGGGGAAGATCATCTTATAATCCACACGGATCTTTCCTTTGGAAATATCGTCGAGGCGGCTTTTGATGAGGCGCTTCTTCAGCGGTTTCAGGTAATCGATGAACAGTTTGCCCTCGATGTGGTCGTATTCATGGAAAATCACCCGGGCCGTTACGCCATGGAAGGTTTGCTCGTGCGGCTGGAAGTTTTCGTCTACATACCGCAGCGTCACTTTTTCGGGACGGTACACATCTTCCCGCACTTTCGGGATGCTGAGGCATCCTTCGTTATACGCCCAATCGTCGCCATCGGTATCAACGATGTGCGCGTTGATGAACACCTGCTTCACACCCTTATCACCCGGAAAATCGTTCTGCTCGTCTTCCTCCAGGTTATCGATGATCTGCTTGCTGTCGATCACGAACAGGCGGATCGGCTTGTTGATCTGCGGCGCAGCCAGGCCCACCCCGTTGGAGGCGTACATGGTTTCCCACATATTATCGATCAATTGCGGCAGATTCGGGTAATCGGGCGTGATGTCCGGACAAACTTCCCGGAGCACGGCAGCTCCATAGGCTACGATTGGTAATATCATTGTTAATGCTAATCTGTTGGAAAATGCAAATTTACGAAAATTCCGGTCATCCGTTGAACTGAAGGTATTCCTGCAGCAGGATCGTGGCGCTGATCTCGTCTACAAGTCCCTTCTGCTGGCGGTCTTTCTTCTTCAACCCGCTGTCCAGCATACTCTGGAAAGCCATTTTGGAAGTGAATCGCTCATCCATCTGCTTAAGAGGCATTTCCGGGAAGTGCTTTTTCAGGATGCGGATGCACTCCTGCACCAGGGCCGTCGCGTCTGTCGCGGAACCGTCCAGGTTGCGGGGCATACCGATGATGATCAGCTCCACCGCTTCCCCAGCGAAATACTTCTTTAAATAAGGAATCAGCTCATGCGAAGGCACCATCCCCAACCCGGTGGCGATCATCTTCAAAGGGTCGGTCACCGCCAGTCCCGTACGTTTCTTGCCATAATCGATGGCCATTATTCTCGGCATTCGTCAGTTTTTGAAAATAAACATATCGGCGATGGCGAACACGGCGTATACGACGCTCGCGATCCCGTTGGAAGTCATGAAAGCGATGTTCACCCGGCTCAGATCGTCGGGTTTCACCAGTTTATGCTGCGTGATCAGCATGCCGATGAATACGGCCGCCCCGATCCAGTACACCCAGTGGAACCCGCCCATGAGCCCGATGGCGATGGCCAGCGCCGCCGTGATGACGTGCAGCACTTCCGAAAACCGGAGCGCACCGGGCTTGCCCAGCCATGCGGGAATGCTGTGCAACTGCTGCGAACGGTCGAAATCTTCGTCCTGCAGGCTATATATAATGTCGAACCCGCTCACCCAGCAAAGCACCATCACGCTCAGGAGCACCGGCAGCAGGCTGAAATAACCCGTTACCGCGAGGAAAGCCCCGATGGGCGCGAGCGACAGCCCCACACCGAGCACCAGGTGGCAAAGCGGCGTGAAGCGTTTGGTATAGCTGTATCCCAACACCACGATAATGGCTACCGGCGACAGGAAAAAGCAGAGCAGGTTAATGAACCAGGTGGTAGCCATGAACAGGACCACGTTGCCGATAATGAAATACAGCGCGTTGCCGGGGCTGATGATGCCCGCGGGGATCTCGCGCTTGGCGGTGCGGGGGTTGCGGCGGTCGATTTCCGCGTCGAGCCAGCGGTTGAACGCCATGGCGGCGCTTCTCGCAAAAACCATACAAAGTACCACCAGCCCGAAAAGCTTCAGACTGAAGGGCTCCCCTGCCCAGGTGACCGCCAGGAAAAAGCCGGTCAGCGCGAAAGGCATGGCGAAAATGGTGTGGCTGAATTTAACGAGCGACAGGTAATTCCGGATAGTCTGAGATGCCATGGTCTATTGAGCTTTGGTCAGTTTACAAAAAAGGTCCCAGATAACGATCCCCGTGCTGACGGAGATGTTGAGGGAATGTTTCATCCCGAGCTGCGGGATTTCGATACAGCCATCGGCCAGTTGCATCACGGCCGGGTCAACCCCGCTCACTTCGTTCCCGAAAACCAGCGCCAGTGGCTTGTCTGCCGGCTGAA
Proteins encoded in this region:
- a CDS encoding UbiA-like polyprenyltransferase → MASQTIRNYLSLVKFSHTIFAMPFALTGFFLAVTWAGEPFSLKLFGLVVLCMVFARSAAMAFNRWLDAEIDRRNPRTAKREIPAGIISPGNALYFIIGNVVLFMATTWFINLLCFFLSPVAIIVVLGYSYTKRFTPLCHLVLGVGLSLAPIGAFLAVTGYFSLLPVLLSVMVLCWVSGFDIIYSLQDEDFDRSQQLHSIPAWLGKPGALRFSEVLHVITAALAIAIGLMGGFHWVYWIGAAVFIGMLITQHKLVKPDDLSRVNIAFMTSNGIASVVYAVFAIADMFIFKN
- the def gene encoding peptide deformylase — protein: MILPIVAYGAAVLREVCPDITPDYPNLPQLIDNMWETMYASNGVGLAAPQINKPIRLFVIDSKQIIDNLEEDEQNDFPGDKGVKQVFINAHIVDTDGDDWAYNEGCLSIPKVREDVYRPEKVTLRYVDENFQPHEQTFHGVTARVIFHEYDHIEGKLFIDYLKPLKKRLIKSRLDDISKGKIRVDYKMIFPK
- a CDS encoding anti-sigma factor is translated as MDVQRYISSGIIESYVAGLATDPEVRDLHSAMAQSPELKAAVDAVQLDMERYVEMQSVPPPPTEKDKLFLLINNDQSAEMVDVMAAGPVPAYAYEAEVPRERKPLQLVHPAWRVVAAAAIAGLIGCGYYIFQQSGQQNEWKAKYEAIVLEKETMLAENKTFQTRMEESQTMLTTIRNMKTVNMYTVTPTRPGLLATVYWNQKTQEVLLTVHNLPEPAADQQYQLWSIVNGKPVDAGVFEMGSAATGFQKMKAVPGAQMFAVTLEKKGGSPTPTLTAMYLAGKVAG
- a CDS encoding RNA polymerase sigma factor translates to MQGLRARDQQIFGYLYDHYSPALYGVVLKVLNDENAASDVLQEVFLKIWRGIEKYDTEKGRLFTWMLNIARNTAIDTLRSKAHKLDQKIHELTNDVYLQTSQLAVHPSVDHLGLTKVLEKLSKEQRTIIDLAYYKGCTQEEIARLLDIPLGTVKTRMRNAIIQLRNILKQL
- the ruvX gene encoding Holliday junction resolvase RuvX, with translation MPRIMAIDYGKKRTGLAVTDPLKMIATGLGMVPSHELIPYLKKYFAGEAVELIIIGMPRNLDGSATDATALVQECIRILKKHFPEMPLKQMDERFTSKMAFQSMLDSGLKKKDRQQKGLVDEISATILLQEYLQFNG